From a single Bacillus gobiensis genomic region:
- a CDS encoding helix-turn-helix domain-containing protein, which translates to MSNFSYNLRKLRKSKNLTMDQLVKEVNEKYNTKFSKGMISKWENGKDATVSSASTLANYFGVDLDEILGLNVDKNEVHPPSDLIPIVGTIAAGTPIFAEQNILGYAPGPPMMKVKDKDTFYLKIKGESMNREFDNGSFVLIERDAQVENGEIAAVLVNGDEATVKKVNLKDNLLTLIPLSTDDTFYPQVIDLEKNEVTVIGKVIGAFKQY; encoded by the coding sequence ATGAGTAATTTCAGTTATAATTTGAGGAAATTAAGAAAGTCAAAAAATTTAACTATGGATCAATTAGTTAAAGAAGTAAATGAAAAGTACAACACGAAATTTAGTAAAGGAATGATTTCCAAATGGGAAAACGGAAAAGATGCTACTGTATCATCAGCTAGTACGTTAGCTAATTATTTTGGTGTAGACCTGGATGAAATCTTAGGTTTAAACGTTGATAAAAACGAAGTTCACCCCCCTAGTGATTTAATCCCAATTGTCGGAACGATTGCTGCTGGTACTCCAATTTTTGCCGAACAAAATATATTGGGCTATGCGCCCGGCCCACCAATGATGAAAGTTAAAGATAAAGATACATTTTACTTAAAAATTAAAGGTGAAAGTATGAATCGAGAATTTGATAATGGAAGTTTTGTTTTAATTGAACGTGATGCACAAGTTGAAAATGGAGAAATTGCAGCTGTATTGGTAAATGGTGATGAAGCAACAGTTAAGAAAGTAAACTTAAAAGACAATTTATTAACTCTAATACCTTTGAGTACTGATGATACATTTTATCCTCAAGTAATCGACTTAGAAAAAAATGAAGTCACTGTCATAGGGAAAGTGATTGGTGCATTTAAACAATATTAA
- a CDS encoding helix-turn-helix transcriptional regulator yields the protein MAGYNKFKGFLVERGIRQQEIADLLGMNRTRVNLILNGQQGKDFKVHEVNKICEYLNISADKYFFNQKVSI from the coding sequence ATGGCAGGTTACAACAAATTTAAGGGTTTTTTGGTTGAAAGAGGCATTAGACAACAAGAGATAGCTGATCTATTAGGCATGAATAGGACCAGAGTTAATCTAATCCTAAACGGTCAGCAGGGTAAAGATTTTAAGGTTCATGAAGTCAATAAAATTTGTGAATACTTAAATATCAGCGCAGACAAATATTTTTTTAATCAAAAAGTTTCTATTTAG
- a CDS encoding DUF771 domain-containing protein, producing the protein MQHLNVNLTIPIPEDSVLISKVELKELKKQELAGVYWNMKDLEQRIRRKSEWIKENILYPTQFRKVLDSENGGFVFYPKSKGQSWSFQASRMADFLDMHFNKIF; encoded by the coding sequence ATGCAACACTTAAACGTAAACCTAACTATTCCGATTCCGGAGGATTCTGTACTTATTTCTAAAGTAGAGTTGAAAGAATTGAAAAAACAAGAACTTGCGGGTGTTTATTGGAACATGAAGGACTTAGAACAGCGCATCCGTCGCAAATCGGAATGGATTAAAGAGAATATTCTTTATCCTACTCAATTTCGAAAAGTACTTGATAGTGAAAATGGCGGATTTGTTTTTTATCCGAAATCCAAGGGTCAGTCCTGGAGTTTTCAAGCAAGTAGAATGGCAGATTTTTTGGATATGCATTTCAATAAAATATTTTAG